One region of Bacillota bacterium genomic DNA includes:
- a CDS encoding recombinase family protein, translated as MVVHKIDRLARNLEDHVAIKAILKRKDVVLLSVVENIEDSVSGKLFEGIHALMAEFYSSNLAMEVKKGIDQKVKLGGWPTKAPLGYKNVKLKIEGREIAAVAPDERKAPLIQLAFELYATGEYSLPELLDILTDKGLRGCDTKSYSGKTISKSHLASLLQNKFYIGIVTWKGLEVEGRHEPLIDKELFEIVQEVLKARDQAGERKRKHPTI; from the coding sequence GTGGTAGTTCACAAGATTGATAGGCTGGCAAGAAATTTAGAAGATCACGTGGCTATTAAAGCCATCTTAAAACGAAAAGACGTGGTCTTACTTTCCGTGGTTGAAAACATTGAAGATAGTGTATCTGGCAAGCTCTTTGAGGGCATCCATGCTTTAATGGCGGAGTTTTATTCCTCAAACTTAGCCATGGAAGTTAAGAAAGGTATAGACCAGAAAGTAAAGCTCGGCGGTTGGCCAACTAAAGCTCCTCTAGGCTACAAGAACGTTAAGCTTAAGATTGAGGGACGGGAAATTGCCGCTGTAGCTCCCGACGAGAGAAAAGCTCCATTAATACAGCTTGCCTTTGAGCTTTACGCCACCGGCGAATATTCCTTACCGGAACTCTTGGATATCTTAACCGATAAGGGTTTAAGAGGCTGTGATACTAAAAGCTACTCAGGAAAAACGATTAGCAAGTCTCATCTAGCCTCCCTGCTTCAAAACAAGTTCTACATCGGGATTGTCACCTGGAAGGGTTTAGAGGTTGAAGGACGACACGAGCCATTAATTGATAAAGAACTATTTGAGATCGTCCAAGAAGTCTTAAAGGCCAGAGACCAAGCCGGTGAGAGAAAGCGCAAACACCCCACAATCTAA
- a CDS encoding recombinase family protein — protein sequence MVTQITRLAPILPTKEQVEKDLGDEGYSIPAQREACEKHIRDNGWKFVDEYSDRGESARSTDRPQLQELLSRVK from the coding sequence GTGGTAACACAGATAACGCGCCTTGCGCCTATTCTACCAACTAAAGAACAGGTCGAAAAGGATCTTGGTGACGAAGGCTATTCTATCCCTGCCCAAAGAGAAGCCTGCGAAAAGCATATTCGAGATAACGGCTGGAAGTTCGTTGACGAATATTCAGACCGTGGTGAATCTGCCCGTTCGACTGATCGTCCTCAGCTTCAAGAACTCCTTTCAAGAGTTAAGTAA
- the murI gene encoding glutamate racemase has translation MDNRPIGVFDSGLGGLTVVSEITKHLPNEEIIYFGDTARFPYGPRSTTELRGFVFEIIDFLLSKGVKCVVIACNSASAAALDAAQQYYDIPIIGVIKPGARAAAQATRCRRVGVIGTQATISSGSYVSAIKSIDAGVQIHSLACPDLADFVERNELYGPRVEGVIKWYLDPLVRAGIDSLILGCTHYPLLSETISKVVGDDIKLISSAEEIARELKEYLTRKDSLREDGAPPTLKFISSGDENTFRELGAKFLGREINEVERVKLPLYERVVGVEKG, from the coding sequence ATGGATAACAGGCCTATAGGAGTATTTGATTCAGGGCTGGGTGGCTTGACCGTAGTAAGTGAGATAACTAAGCATCTGCCAAATGAGGAGATCATATATTTTGGAGATACCGCGAGGTTTCCTTATGGACCAAGGAGCACAACAGAGCTGCGGGGATTTGTTTTCGAGATCATAGATTTTCTCTTGTCTAAGGGTGTAAAGTGCGTAGTTATAGCGTGCAATAGCGCCTCGGCGGCTGCGCTTGATGCGGCGCAGCAATACTACGACATACCGATTATCGGCGTTATCAAACCAGGTGCAAGGGCAGCTGCCCAGGCAACCCGCTGCAGGCGTGTTGGTGTGATTGGCACACAAGCTACAATATCAAGCGGCTCTTATGTTAGCGCGATAAAATCAATCGATGCCGGTGTGCAAATACACTCATTGGCCTGCCCCGACCTGGCTGATTTTGTCGAACGAAATGAGCTATATGGGCCACGGGTCGAGGGCGTGATAAAGTGGTATCTCGATCCTCTCGTAAGGGCAGGTATCGACAGTCTTATTTTGGGTTGCACCCATTATCCACTTCTTTCGGAGACAATTTCGAAGGTGGTGGGTGATGATATAAAGCTCATCAGCTCTGCTGAGGAGATAGCGCGTGAGCTAAAAGAGTATCTAACGAGAAAAGATAGCCTGCGGGAAGATGGAGCGCCTCCAACTTTAAAATTCATCTCAAGCGGAGACGAAAATACCTTTCGTGAACTCGGCGCTAAATTTCTTGGGCGGGAGATAAATGAGGTAGAGAGAGTTAAGTTGCCTCTTTATGAAAGGGTGGTAGGTGTTGAAAAGGGTTAA
- the rph gene encoding ribonuclease PH, translated as MRRIDGRKPDEIRKVNIQRNYLAHAEGSVLIEVGNTRVICTASIEEKVPKWLQGAGQGWITAEYGMLPRSTGIRMVREASLGRVGGRTQEIQRLIGRSLRSVVDLKALPELTIWMDCDVIQADGGTRTASITGAFIALYDALRWLVANERIAELPLSEFVSAVSVGIVDGVALLDLCYEEDCSAEVDMNIVMTGSGKFIEVQGTAEEHPFDRVQLDEMLALAEKGISELVSIQQRVLREELSANVGTHNR; from the coding sequence ATGCGGCGCATTGATGGAAGAAAGCCCGATGAGATCAGGAAAGTGAATATCCAAAGAAATTATCTTGCGCATGCAGAAGGCTCGGTCCTTATTGAAGTGGGAAATACTAGAGTGATTTGTACCGCTTCTATTGAGGAGAAAGTTCCAAAATGGTTGCAGGGCGCAGGGCAGGGCTGGATAACTGCCGAATACGGTATGCTCCCGAGGTCGACTGGCATTAGAATGGTCCGAGAGGCAAGCCTGGGTCGTGTAGGAGGAAGAACCCAGGAGATACAGAGATTGATAGGTCGATCCCTGCGTTCTGTCGTTGACCTTAAGGCTCTGCCTGAGCTTACCATATGGATGGATTGCGACGTTATACAGGCCGATGGGGGTACTCGCACCGCGTCCATTACAGGGGCTTTCATCGCACTCTATGATGCTTTGAGGTGGTTGGTAGCGAACGAGAGAATAGCTGAGCTGCCGCTTAGTGAGTTTGTATCTGCAGTAAGCGTAGGCATAGTTGATGGGGTAGCACTACTTGACCTTTGCTATGAAGAAGACTGCAGTGCTGAAGTGGATATGAACATTGTTATGACAGGATCGGGTAAGTTTATCGAGGTTCAGGGGACTGCTGAGGAGCATCCATTCGATAGAGTCCAGCTAGATGAGATGCTGGCGCTAGCTGAGAAGGGAATATCTGAGCTAGTTTCCATACAGCAGAGGGTTTTGAGAGAGGAATTATCGGCAAATGTCGGAACTCATAATCGCTAG
- a CDS encoding QueT transporter family protein, producing MKRVNTSKLARGAVIAALYALVTTAPVLNTLGYGSIQFRVSEALNVLAFFEPAAIPGLFVGCIIANGIGVLQGVNPLGTPDVIFGSLLTLVSAYLVWKIKRPAVALLAPVLINAFGVALELKVILGVPYLASALYVGIGEAAVIYGLGYPLLVALLKNKALIREEVFIQKTGR from the coding sequence TTGAAAAGGGTTAATACTTCTAAGTTGGCAAGGGGAGCGGTCATAGCTGCGCTTTATGCTCTGGTCACGACCGCGCCTGTTCTTAACACGTTAGGCTATGGCTCGATCCAATTTAGAGTTTCCGAGGCCTTAAATGTACTTGCTTTTTTTGAACCTGCGGCAATTCCGGGGCTTTTCGTTGGGTGTATAATCGCCAATGGAATTGGTGTTCTCCAGGGCGTTAATCCGCTTGGGACTCCCGATGTTATATTTGGCTCGCTTTTGACACTTGTATCGGCTTATCTGGTTTGGAAAATAAAGAGACCGGCAGTGGCGCTTTTGGCACCGGTACTGATCAATGCTTTCGGTGTTGCATTGGAACTTAAGGTCATTTTAGGTGTGCCTTATTTGGCAAGTGCTCTTTACGTTGGCATTGGTGAAGCAGCTGTTATCTACGGGCTAGGATATCCCCTCCTGGTAGCACTTCTAAAAAACAAGGCTTTAATTAGAGAAGAAGTTTTTATTCAGAAGACGGGGCGTTAA
- a CDS encoding glycerophosphodiester phosphodiesterase encodes MRTRPIIIAHRGFSGRYPENTLRAFEEALRLRVDAIETDVRSTKDGALILIHDDTVDRTTNGSGHVKDLTLDEISKLDAGSWRGEEFAGEHIPTLAEALNLIEGEVMLLVEIKEPDTTHAVIETLRHHMAFGWVNIVSFHSKAIKLTKQNEPEIPCALIGGKEIGSSDGTFFDFVYDTLNCGANSVMVHYSTLTPKRIHYCHERFLSVGTWTVDNRDLAKKLIAMGVDAIASNFPDVMLETMAA; translated from the coding sequence ATGAGAACTCGACCGATAATCATCGCACACCGGGGTTTTTCCGGGCGGTACCCCGAAAATACGCTGCGAGCTTTTGAAGAAGCCCTGAGGCTTCGGGTAGATGCAATAGAGACCGACGTCCGCAGCACAAAAGATGGTGCTCTTATTTTAATTCACGATGATACGGTTGATCGCACTACAAACGGCAGCGGCCACGTAAAAGACCTTACCTTAGACGAGATAAGCAAACTTGATGCCGGCAGCTGGAGGGGAGAAGAATTTGCCGGAGAGCATATCCCAACATTAGCAGAGGCCCTGAACCTTATCGAAGGAGAGGTTATGCTTCTGGTCGAGATCAAAGAGCCCGATACCACGCATGCGGTCATCGAAACGCTAAGACACCATATGGCTTTCGGTTGGGTAAACATTGTAAGCTTTCATTCAAAAGCCATAAAGCTCACAAAGCAAAATGAACCAGAAATCCCATGTGCACTTATCGGCGGAAAAGAAATCGGTTCAAGCGATGGTACCTTTTTCGATTTTGTGTACGATACACTGAACTGCGGCGCAAATTCAGTTATGGTTCACTACTCTACTCTTACACCAAAGCGGATACATTACTGCCATGAACGTTTTCTGTCGGTAGGGACATGGACAGTTGATAACAGAGACCTAGCGAAAAAGCTAATCGCGATGGGAGTAGATGCTATCGCATCTAATTTCCCTGATGTGATGCTAGAAACAATGGCAGCTTGA
- a CDS encoding bacteriohemerythrin — translation MAIAQWADGLATGLCELDCQHKALIKMVNVLNEVLSKNKGKEVITQAASCLLDFFGEHFQNEERIMQESDYPSHKDHKGQHDEFVRELKTLIDEFNNTGDTSLLVNKVQHFIVRWLLDHIVSYDKELADFVHAELGKKVA, via the coding sequence ATGGCTATTGCGCAGTGGGCCGATGGGCTTGCCACGGGCTTATGTGAACTGGATTGCCAGCACAAGGCTTTAATTAAAATGGTTAATGTCCTTAACGAAGTTTTATCTAAGAATAAGGGCAAAGAGGTTATAACGCAAGCTGCAAGTTGCCTATTAGATTTCTTCGGCGAGCATTTCCAAAATGAAGAGAGGATTATGCAGGAAAGCGATTATCCATCGCATAAGGATCATAAAGGCCAGCATGACGAGTTTGTGCGTGAGTTAAAGACGCTAATAGATGAATTCAATAACACGGGTGATACCTCACTTCTTGTCAATAAAGTTCAGCATTTTATTGTTAGGTGGCTTCTGGACCACATCGTAAGTTATGACAAAGAGTTGGCAGATTTTGTTCACGCCGAGTTAGGGAAGAAGGTAGCCTAG
- a CDS encoding bacteriohemerythrin has translation MSIAQWKDELSTGVNEIDNQHKELINLVNSLHASLSQGKGKEVVDDAVRFLANYVVEHFKNEEGLMLKHKYIGYPAHKREHENFVNYFNSLVSDYNAASNTSFLAINLQRSVVDWLVNHIMKVDKEMAKFVMAKAGSKIA, from the coding sequence ATGTCTATAGCCCAGTGGAAAGATGAGCTTTCAACAGGTGTTAACGAAATTGATAACCAGCACAAAGAATTGATTAATCTAGTAAACAGTTTGCATGCGTCTCTATCTCAAGGCAAGGGTAAAGAGGTTGTCGATGATGCGGTTCGCTTTTTGGCAAATTATGTTGTTGAGCACTTCAAAAACGAAGAAGGGCTTATGCTTAAGCACAAGTATATAGGCTATCCAGCCCACAAGAGGGAGCATGAGAATTTTGTCAACTATTTTAACAGCCTGGTAAGCGATTATAATGCTGCTTCAAACACCTCGTTTCTTGCCATAAACCTGCAAAGATCGGTCGTTGATTGGCTAGTAAACCATATCATGAAGGTTGACAAAGAAATGGCTAAATTTGTTATGGCTAAAGCGGGCAGTAAGATAGCTTAA
- the smpB gene encoding SsrA-binding protein SmpB produces MSTGKIAATNRKAYHDYYIEETYEAGIELKGSEVKSIRAGRLNLKDSYARIEDTEVWVFNMHISPYSHVDRYTQPEPDRPRKLLLHKREILRLIGKTKEKGYTLVPLKVYFNARGKVKVELGLAKGKMLYDKRKAIAERAAKREIERALRERQKGE; encoded by the coding sequence ATGAGTACAGGAAAGATCGCAGCAACAAATAGAAAAGCATATCACGATTACTATATAGAGGAGACTTATGAGGCCGGTATTGAGCTTAAAGGATCGGAGGTAAAGTCGATCAGGGCGGGCCGCCTCAATCTCAAAGATAGTTATGCTCGTATTGAAGATACCGAGGTTTGGGTGTTTAACATGCACATAAGTCCGTACAGCCATGTAGACAGGTACACCCAACCCGAGCCCGATAGGCCGCGCAAGCTGCTCCTTCATAAAAGGGAGATACTGCGACTTATCGGCAAGACCAAAGAGAAGGGATACACGCTAGTTCCTCTTAAGGTCTATTTCAACGCTCGCGGTAAAGTCAAGGTTGAGCTTGGTCTTGCGAAGGGTAAGATGTTATACGATAAGCGCAAGGCTATTGCTGAGCGTGCGGCAAAGCGGGAGATAGAGCGCGCACTTCGAGAGAGGCAAAAGGGCGAGTAG
- a CDS encoding MBL fold metallo-hydrolase, producing the protein MELIMLGTSAAYPTPERASSGYLVRGRESNILLDMGSGVLRNLLRWMDPFALDAIIITHFHQDHFIDIYPLYYYLAFDNVKRLPIDVYAPAGARDFILQIFPPGTGKSFDNVFSFHTLNDRDVFKVGEFRCESLAVRHNLPTFGQRISLGSRLIAYSSDTTFDEVLFELAAGSDIFICEATKEEDYKDVMHLTAEQAGVIANKAGVGKLILTHIWPDFDPEKQKIKAEKEYSGQVIIAEDNMRLMVGE; encoded by the coding sequence ATGGAACTTATAATGCTTGGGACCTCGGCGGCATATCCCACGCCGGAACGCGCAAGCAGCGGTTATTTAGTCCGAGGGCGTGAATCAAACATATTGCTCGATATGGGAAGTGGCGTTCTAAGAAATCTCTTGCGCTGGATGGATCCGTTTGCACTTGATGCAATAATTATCACCCACTTCCACCAAGACCACTTTATAGATATTTATCCTCTTTATTATTATCTTGCGTTTGATAATGTGAAAAGATTGCCGATTGATGTATACGCACCGGCAGGCGCACGTGATTTTATCCTGCAGATATTTCCGCCGGGTACGGGCAAAAGCTTTGATAATGTGTTTAGTTTTCATACATTGAATGACCGCGATGTCTTCAAAGTAGGCGAATTCAGGTGCGAGAGCCTGGCAGTCAGGCATAACTTACCAACATTCGGGCAAAGGATATCCTTAGGCAGCCGCCTGATTGCATACTCATCAGATACTACGTTTGACGAGGTTTTATTTGAGCTGGCCGCAGGTAGCGATATATTTATCTGTGAGGCAACCAAGGAAGAAGATTACAAAGACGTCATGCATTTAACAGCAGAGCAGGCAGGGGTTATTGCAAATAAGGCTGGGGTAGGCAAGCTTATTTTAACGCATATTTGGCCCGACTTTGACCCGGAGAAACAGAAAATTAAAGCAGAGAAAGAATATAGCGGGCAAGTAATCATTGCCGAAGACAATATGAGGCTGATGGTTGGGGAGTAA
- a CDS encoding XTP/dITP diphosphatase, with protein sequence MSELIIASQNEGKIREIIDILDLKDVKVYTLKDFPNWPNVEETGSTFYDNALIKARALVEAFGKPAVADDSGLEVDALGGKPGIYSARYAGEQGNAKKNNEKLLRELEGVPWDRRTARFRCVAVIMTPDGWVAQAEGTLEGRIGFEPRGAGGFGYDPIFIVEGEERTVAEMPLDEKNKISHRAKAFRKLKEKMPEFKVHAKDC encoded by the coding sequence ATGTCGGAACTCATAATCGCTAGCCAAAATGAAGGAAAAATTAGAGAGATCATAGATATCCTCGATTTAAAGGATGTAAAAGTTTACACTCTTAAGGATTTCCCGAACTGGCCAAACGTTGAGGAAACAGGCTCGACATTTTACGATAATGCATTGATTAAAGCTCGCGCTTTGGTTGAGGCCTTTGGAAAGCCGGCAGTTGCTGATGACTCAGGATTAGAGGTTGATGCTCTGGGTGGAAAGCCCGGGATTTACTCGGCAAGATACGCTGGGGAACAGGGCAATGCCAAGAAAAACAACGAGAAGCTTCTACGTGAACTTGAGGGAGTGCCCTGGGATAGGCGAACCGCCAGGTTTCGCTGCGTCGCTGTTATAATGACGCCGGATGGTTGGGTGGCTCAAGCTGAAGGCACGCTGGAAGGTCGTATCGGTTTCGAACCTCGTGGTGCGGGGGGTTTTGGTTATGACCCTATTTTTATTGTCGAAGGTGAAGAGCGCACCGTAGCCGAGATGCCTTTGGATGAGAAAAATAAAATCAGTCATCGAGCCAAAGCCTTTCGCAAGCTAAAGGAGAAAATGCCTGAATTCAAAGTACACGCCAAAGATTGTTAA
- a CDS encoding PAS domain S-box protein, with protein sequence MDLTIFAVAKTTSVTFLLLVVYVYLYRQGRERYIGIWTVGWACHLVKFGLELWIIFAEHTATLLIASQSLSLLSSLFLLWGTYVLTEKPMLRRWLYVTLLGIGWATIANLLNLPLSESLPPILLLLGIINIWTGTKFIVFDHIENFSRYFVGFAFYAWGAFSASLSFIDVDYWLSPWGYYAGTVFAIVVAVGMLLIHMQKLRRTFFANQERFRLLAENARDVIYRYELVPTPRMDFISSSAYASLGYSPEDFYADPELLFKIIHADDRPILEAEFNSPSADLLVLRWTRKDGNIVWAEHQNVPIFDEEGNLIAIEGIARNITDRKVSEDLLRESQERYRCLVELSPDAIIVHSGGSILYANDACIRLFGADSLDQILSKSIMDFVHPDYHEVVKGRVRELLQGKAVSTIEEKLIRLDGEIIDAEVSSAPVIHEGKPAVQVVVRDITDRKHAEEKLRLFSKVVEEAPDGVQITDLNGNIIYSNKAITEIFGYYPEECKGMNVAELNADPEFPDRVIRPSLKKVGSWSGEVMLKHKEGCVFPVLLSASIVRDKKGNPTAMVGIVKDITEWKRAERELEFKSLLLDSATDSVFVHDQDGNFIYVNEVAYKSRGYTREEIFKMSLQDIVAPEYRETIKQHIELIKTTGDAIFETVHLKKDGSLMQVEVHARSLEYEGRMTSVSVVRDITWRKKTIEALERERNFNSTVLNTIGALVVVLDHEGRILMFNRACEETTGYKFEEVRGKYVFDVFILPEEREAVKRVFSDLKAGMFPNSFENYWRTKDGGRRLISWSNTCLVNANGDVEWVIPTGIDVTERKRADVELRKLSQAVEQSPNMVIIADTEGKIEYVNPRFCDTTGFRPEEVLGRNIRELKPADKVSEEHARLLNMVLAGGEWEGEFAGRRSNGEEYWESASLTPIKNEDGEITHILAILQDVTERKHAEERINHIAYYDSLTELPNRALFNDRLSIALNHAHHHKGILALLYLDLDSFKTINDTLGHDVGDGILKEVAKRLKKCISEDSTIARFGGDEFVILLPQVNSAEDAAKTAQEIFEVMKPPFVSEERELYITTSIGISLYPYDGKDTQTLLRNAEVALYRAKEQSRNKYQLYTASMNAKAFERLALENDMRKALQKGEFTVYYQPVIDINTGRLVSMEALIRWQHPSLGLVSPADFIPIAEETGFILQIDEWVLRKACEQAKVWQDEGHLPVCISVNLSAKQFQQQNLVDIVEQVLTETGLDSHYLELEITESAIMQDIEEAIAMMKRLKERNIRIAIDDFGTGYSSLSYLKQFPIDRLKIDRIFMHKLISDTADTAIVSAITMMARSLGLRSVAEGVETAEQLEALRSLGCDEMQGFLFSPPLPKDKISDLLSKQSNWAA encoded by the coding sequence ATGGATTTAACAATCTTTGCGGTTGCCAAAACAACATCAGTAACTTTCCTGCTGCTAGTTGTTTATGTGTACCTTTACAGGCAAGGCAGAGAGCGATATATAGGCATTTGGACGGTTGGATGGGCCTGCCATCTGGTAAAGTTTGGCTTAGAGCTTTGGATAATATTTGCCGAGCACACGGCGACCTTGCTTATTGCCAGCCAGTCGCTATCCCTTCTTAGCAGCTTATTCTTACTGTGGGGTACCTACGTATTAACGGAAAAACCTATGCTGCGGCGGTGGTTATATGTCACCTTGCTGGGCATTGGCTGGGCCACAATAGCCAATTTGCTTAATCTGCCGTTGTCTGAATCTCTGCCGCCGATACTCCTGCTGCTTGGCATTATCAATATCTGGACAGGTACGAAATTTATAGTTTTTGACCACATTGAAAACTTTAGCCGTTACTTTGTAGGCTTTGCATTTTATGCGTGGGGTGCGTTTTCAGCCAGCCTTTCCTTTATTGATGTAGATTACTGGTTGTCTCCCTGGGGATATTATGCAGGGACAGTGTTTGCCATCGTAGTAGCTGTCGGTATGTTATTAATCCATATGCAAAAATTAAGGCGAACCTTTTTTGCAAACCAGGAGCGTTTTCGTCTGCTGGCGGAAAATGCGAGGGATGTAATTTATCGGTATGAGTTAGTGCCGACCCCTAGGATGGATTTTATCAGCTCTTCCGCTTATGCTTCGCTGGGTTATTCTCCTGAGGATTTTTATGCTGACCCTGAGTTGTTGTTTAAAATCATCCATGCTGATGACCGCCCCATCCTTGAGGCGGAGTTTAATTCACCGTCTGCAGATTTGCTGGTCCTGCGCTGGACACGCAAAGATGGAAATATTGTTTGGGCAGAGCATCAGAATGTCCCGATATTTGATGAGGAGGGTAACCTTATTGCCATCGAGGGTATCGCACGAAACATTACTGACCGCAAGGTATCAGAGGATTTGCTGCGAGAGAGCCAGGAAAGATACCGGTGTTTAGTAGAGCTTTCACCTGACGCGATAATCGTTCACAGCGGAGGCAGCATACTTTATGCAAATGACGCGTGCATAAGATTATTTGGCGCAGATAGCTTAGACCAAATCCTTAGCAAGTCGATTATGGATTTTGTGCATCCCGATTACCACGAGGTTGTAAAAGGACGCGTTCGGGAATTATTGCAGGGTAAGGCAGTCAGCACGATTGAAGAGAAGCTCATACGGCTAGATGGTGAGATAATTGACGCTGAGGTATCATCAGCACCGGTTATTCATGAGGGTAAACCTGCGGTGCAGGTTGTAGTACGGGACATTACTGACCGTAAACACGCAGAAGAGAAGCTAAGACTCTTCTCCAAGGTTGTGGAAGAAGCTCCAGATGGAGTCCAAATAACTGACCTTAACGGAAATATTATCTACTCGAATAAAGCTATTACAGAAATTTTCGGCTACTATCCCGAAGAATGCAAAGGAATGAATGTAGCTGAGTTGAATGCCGATCCGGAGTTTCCAGATCGGGTTATCAGACCGAGCCTTAAGAAAGTAGGGTCCTGGTCTGGAGAGGTTATGTTAAAGCATAAAGAAGGATGCGTATTTCCTGTACTTCTGTCTGCATCGATCGTTAGAGACAAAAAGGGCAACCCGACAGCGATGGTCGGTATTGTCAAGGATATAACGGAGTGGAAAAGGGCTGAGAGGGAGCTGGAGTTTAAGTCACTTCTTTTAGATTCTGCAACCGATTCAGTCTTCGTGCATGATCAGGATGGGAATTTTATCTATGTTAATGAAGTTGCTTATAAATCAAGGGGATATACCAGGGAAGAAATTTTCAAGATGTCCCTTCAGGACATAGTAGCTCCCGAATACCGCGAGACTATCAAACAACACATAGAACTAATAAAGACAACTGGGGATGCTATATTTGAAACAGTTCATCTCAAAAAAGACGGAAGCTTGATGCAAGTCGAAGTCCACGCCCGCAGCCTTGAATACGAGGGTAGAATGACGTCTGTATCGGTTGTAAGAGATATTACTTGGCGAAAGAAGACAATCGAGGCTCTTGAGCGCGAACGAAACTTCAATTCTACAGTTCTAAACACTATCGGGGCATTAGTTGTTGTTTTAGACCATGAAGGGCGCATCCTCATGTTTAACCGTGCATGCGAAGAAACAACTGGCTATAAATTTGAAGAAGTGCGCGGGAAATATGTATTTGATGTCTTTATTCTACCGGAGGAAAGGGAAGCGGTCAAAAGAGTATTTAGCGATCTTAAAGCCGGTATGTTCCCTAATTCCTTCGAGAACTACTGGCGGACTAAAGATGGCGGCCGGCGTCTCATCTCGTGGAGCAACACATGCCTGGTTAATGCAAACGGAGATGTAGAGTGGGTGATTCCGACCGGAATTGATGTAACAGAACGCAAGCGTGCCGACGTTGAGCTGCGAAAGTTGTCGCAAGCGGTTGAGCAAAGCCCAAATATGGTCATTATTGCCGATACCGAGGGGAAAATTGAATATGTTAACCCCAGGTTCTGCGATACAACTGGCTTTAGGCCGGAAGAAGTTTTAGGCAGAAATATTCGCGAACTAAAGCCAGCCGATAAAGTATCTGAAGAACATGCAAGACTGCTAAACATGGTGCTGGCTGGCGGCGAGTGGGAAGGGGAGTTTGCCGGCAGGCGAAGTAACGGCGAAGAGTACTGGGAGAGTGCATCGTTGACACCGATTAAAAATGAGGATGGAGAAATTACCCATATTCTTGCTATCCTCCAGGATGTTACAGAACGCAAGCATGCAGAAGAGAGGATTAACCACATAGCCTATTATGATTCATTAACCGAGCTTCCCAACAGGGCGTTGTTCAACGACCGTCTTTCTATAGCTCTGAACCATGCTCATCACCACAAAGGTATCTTGGCCCTACTTTATCTTGACTTAGATAGCTTTAAGACAATAAACGATACGCTCGGCCATGATGTTGGAGATGGGATACTTAAAGAAGTTGCCAAACGACTGAAAAAATGTATAAGTGAAGATAGTACTATTGCTCGTTTTGGTGGCGACGAATTTGTCATATTGCTGCCCCAGGTAAACAGCGCAGAGGATGCAGCTAAAACTGCCCAAGAGATATTTGAGGTCATGAAGCCGCCATTTGTATCTGAAGAACGCGAACTTTACATTACAACCAGCATCGGAATCAGTCTCTACCCATACGATGGAAAAGATACCCAGACCCTGCTTAGGAATGCGGAGGTTGCATTATATCGTGCAAAAGAACAGAGCAGGAATAAGTACCAACTTTACACGGCTTCGATGAACGCCAAAGCTTTTGAACGGTTAGCTCTTGAAAACGATATGCGAAAAGCCCTGCAAAAGGGCGAATTTACGGTTTACTATCAACCGGTGATAGACATTAATACGGGCAGGCTGGTAAGCATGGAGGCGCTAATTCGCTGGCAGCATCCGTCTTTAGGTTTGGTATCTCCGGCCGATTTTATCCCGATAGCGGAAGAGACCGGCTTTATACTGCAGATAGATGAATGGGTGTTACGGAAAGCCTGCGAACAGGCTAAAGTCTGGCAGGATGAGGGCCATCTGCCGGTTTGCATTTCGGTAAATCTTTCTGCAAAGCAATTTCAACAGCAAAACCTGGTAGATATTGTAGAGCAAGTATTGACAGAGACAGGATTGGATTCCCACTACCTTGAACTCGAGATTACCGAGAGTGCGATAATGCAGGATATTGAAGAGGCGATTGCAATGATGAAGAGGCTCAAAGAAAGAAATATCCGAATTGCGATCGATGACTTTGGGACCGGATATTCCTCGCTTAGCTATCTGAAGCAGTTTCCGATAGATAGGCTTAAGATAGACAGGATATTTATGCATAAGCTGATATCTGATACGGCAGACACAGCGATAGTCTCGGCTATAACTATGATGGCAAGAAGCCTTGGTTTGAGATCTGTTGCCGAAGGTGTTGAAACAGCGGAGCAACTTGAGGCGCTGCGCTCTCTAGGTTGTGACGAGATGCAGGGATTCTTGTTCAGTCCTCCTCTACCTAAAGATAAGATAAGTGACCTTCTAAGCAAGCAATCCAATTGGGCTGCCTAG